One window of Amaranthus tricolor cultivar Red isolate AtriRed21 chromosome 11, ASM2621246v1, whole genome shotgun sequence genomic DNA carries:
- the LOC130827300 gene encoding proline transporter 1-like, with amino-acid sequence MEKQDVFSQPQVLSLESGSVKDDQIMTDITISAHTIGNDSWQQVSLLLVTSFNCGWILSFSNLMLVPLGWVWGVISLVLVGWFSGYSSWLLGDFHIIQG; translated from the exons ATGGAGAAACAAGATGTGTTTAGTCAACCACAAGTTTTGAGCTTAGAATCAGGCTCAGTAAAGGATGACCAAATCATGACTGACATAACAATTTCAGCTCACACTATTGGCAACG ATTCATGGCAGCAAGTTAGTTTGCTGCTCGTAACGAGCTTTAACTGTGGATGGATATTGAGCTTTTCAAATCTTATGTTGGTGCCTCTAGGTTGGGTATGGGGTGTTATCAGCTTGGTTCTTGTTGGGTGGTTTAGTGGCTATTCAAGCTGGCTATTAGGAGATTTTCATATCATTCAAGGCTAG